A single Methylomonas sp. AM2-LC DNA region contains:
- a CDS encoding glycosyltransferase family 2 protein — translation MPSSLVVYKPDLVMLEEVILSLQKAALTAKQHYTISFSLTIVDNSNEECWQKQLQIQYAQYQKCAPDWTLELLHSADNMGYGAGNNKVIREVKSDYHLVINPDLFIEQDMLLQCIRFMEANPNIGLLVPAVFGENGDRHYLCKRNPTLCIMFIRSLPFKWIKTLFQSTLAKFEMRDCNYEQIIENVEFPSGCCMFFRTKPLQQIQGFDPDYFLYYEDADIGRRMRKIAGVVYLPNARAIHRWARATHRSKKFFLITIKSGLIYWYKWNKPCYPNDK, via the coding sequence ATGCCATCATCCTTGGTCGTTTATAAACCAGATTTGGTTATGCTTGAGGAAGTCATATTATCCTTACAAAAAGCCGCTTTAACCGCTAAACAGCACTATACAATCAGTTTTTCACTCACTATCGTCGATAATTCAAATGAAGAATGCTGGCAAAAACAATTGCAAATTCAGTATGCGCAGTATCAAAAATGCGCGCCTGATTGGACACTGGAATTATTGCATTCCGCTGACAATATGGGCTATGGAGCAGGCAATAATAAAGTAATCAGGGAGGTAAAATCTGATTATCATTTGGTCATTAATCCAGACTTATTTATTGAGCAGGATATGTTGCTACAATGTATCCGTTTTATGGAAGCCAACCCTAACATAGGCTTATTAGTACCTGCTGTATTTGGTGAAAATGGTGATCGTCATTACCTATGCAAACGTAATCCTACTTTATGCATCATGTTTATTCGTTCATTACCTTTCAAGTGGATTAAAACTTTATTCCAATCGACTTTAGCCAAATTTGAGATGCGCGACTGTAATTACGAACAAATTATTGAAAATGTTGAATTTCCAAGTGGTTGTTGTATGTTCTTTAGAACAAAGCCACTACAACAAATTCAGGGATTTGATCCTGATTATTTTTTGTATTACGAAGATGCTGACATTGGTCGAAGAATGCGCAAAATTGCGGGCGTTGTTTACCTGCCCAATGCAAGAGCAATACACCGTTGGGCAAGAGCAACGCATCGGAGTAAAAAATTTTTTCTGATTACGATTAAATCCGGTTTAATATATTGGTATAAATGGAATAAGCCTTGTTATCCTAACGACAAATAA
- the dmeF gene encoding CDF family Co(II)/Ni(II) efflux transporter DmeF, with translation MHIHQLSNWQHPHNFAKINRRGETRTKWVLLLTFTTMLVEIAAGIQFRSMALLADGWHMATHVLAFIITLYAYRYSRIHEQDQTFAFSPAKVSILGGFASSIALAMVALMMIAESAMRLVKPEEINFDDATLVACIGLGINLLCAFLLSDHHDHAHEAVKQHNHHEHEHEHEHEHHPHSTGKHQDHNLRAAFMHVLADALTSVLAITALLAGKYYGWNWLDAIMGFVGAVIILIWAWGLIRDTSPALLDQSVDQDFIQSIQNTVEADDDCRVTDLHVWRLGATHQAAIVVIVTQQPKPPNYYKAKLANFVHLDHITVEVNVCVGEACLAE, from the coding sequence ATGCACATACATCAATTGAGTAACTGGCAGCACCCGCATAATTTTGCCAAAATCAATCGACGCGGTGAAACGCGCACAAAATGGGTGTTATTGCTGACTTTTACCACCATGTTGGTGGAAATAGCGGCAGGAATTCAGTTTCGTTCAATGGCATTGCTGGCCGATGGTTGGCATATGGCTACGCACGTTTTGGCATTTATTATTACCTTGTATGCCTATCGCTATAGCCGTATTCACGAGCAAGATCAGACCTTTGCTTTTAGTCCAGCCAAGGTCAGTATACTGGGCGGTTTTGCCAGTTCCATTGCGTTGGCGATGGTGGCATTGATGATGATAGCTGAATCAGCAATGCGCTTGGTAAAGCCAGAAGAAATTAATTTTGATGATGCTACTCTGGTAGCCTGTATTGGTTTGGGTATTAATTTACTCTGTGCATTTTTGCTTAGCGACCATCATGACCATGCTCATGAAGCGGTAAAGCAGCATAATCACCATGAGCATGAGCATGAGCATGAGCATGAGCATCATCCTCACTCGACAGGCAAACACCAAGATCACAATCTGCGAGCTGCTTTTATGCATGTGCTCGCTGATGCTCTGACCTCTGTATTGGCCATTACAGCTTTGCTAGCCGGAAAATATTATGGCTGGAACTGGTTAGATGCCATTATGGGGTTTGTCGGTGCGGTCATTATTCTGATATGGGCTTGGGGCTTGATTCGTGATACCAGTCCGGCTTTGTTGGATCAAAGCGTCGATCAAGACTTTATACAATCAATACAGAATACTGTGGAAGCCGATGATGATTGTCGTGTAACCGATTTACATGTGTGGCGTTTGGGTGCTACTCATCAGGCAGCTATAGTGGTCATCGTCACACAACAGCCAAAGCCCCCCAATTACTATAAAGCAAAGCTGGCCAATTTTGTGCATCTTGATCATATCACTGTGGAAGTGAATGTCTGTGTCGGAGAGGCGTGTTTGGCTGAGTAG